A single Campylobacter hyointestinalis subsp. hyointestinalis DNA region contains:
- a CDS encoding ATP phosphoribosyltransferase regulatory subunit — protein sequence MNENIDKTVYEHEIPDGSKLYFGNSAKLKRFIENRASDILLNHGFSEIITPYFSYHQHLSVDPKKLLRFSDNNNHEISLRADSTVDVVRIATRRIKDDDTKKWFYIQPVFKYPSSEVYQIGAEILGSDDLKACMNIAKELFIELGIKPHCQISNIEIPKIICKLLNLPISVFENGRLEVILGTNQPWLNKLTVIKDIKDIDEVIKMAPFELKDPLNLVKDLAGSFEWENKVYAPLYYSKMRYYDKLFFRFLCDNSILSGGGSYEIDGKVSVGFAVFSDALIEYLSK from the coding sequence TTGAACGAAAATATCGATAAAACAGTGTATGAACACGAAATTCCAGACGGAAGTAAGTTGTATTTTGGAAATAGCGCAAAATTAAAAAGATTTATAGAAAATAGGGCTAGTGATATCCTTTTAAATCACGGTTTTAGCGAGATCATAACTCCGTATTTTAGTTATCATCAGCATTTAAGCGTAGATCCTAAAAAATTACTTAGATTTTCGGATAATAACAATCACGAAATAAGCCTGAGAGCAGATAGCACAGTCGATGTCGTCCGCATAGCAACACGTCGTATAAAAGACGATGATACCAAAAAGTGGTTTTATATACAGCCGGTTTTTAAGTATCCAAGTAGCGAAGTTTATCAAATCGGCGCTGAAATACTAGGTAGCGATGATCTAAAGGCATGTATGAATATCGCTAAAGAGCTTTTTATAGAGCTTGGTATAAAACCGCATTGTCAGATAAGCAATATAGAAATTCCAAAGATAATATGCAAACTTTTAAATTTACCTATTAGTGTGTTTGAAAACGGAAGATTAGAAGTTATACTAGGAACCAACCAGCCTTGGTTAAATAAGCTAACTGTCATAAAAGATATAAAAGATATCGATGAAGTTATAAAAATGGCACCTTTTGAACTAAAAGATCCTTTAAATTTAGTAAAAGATTTAGCAGGTTCATTTGAATGGGAAAATAAGGTCTATGCACCGCTTTATTATTCTAAAATGAGATATTACGATAAGCTATTTTTTAGGTTTTTATGCGATAATTCCATTTTAAGTGGCGGTGGTAGCTATGAGATTGATGGTAAAGTTTCTGTGGGTTTTGCTGTTTTTAGCGATGCCTTGATAGAGTATTTAAGCAAGTAA
- a CDS encoding sulfite exporter TauE/SafE family protein: MDIATLVSVISVAFLASISHCTFMCGGFVIAYSTKLANKNACSATIFSFAYQISRIFGYIVLGLLFGFLGSAIIFSSTAKGYIFFLLGIFLVVLGIALIKRGKLLSFIENDTFAKKLIIPKFKELIKKDSLVSFMMLGFLNGFLPCGVVYYFLALSLSSGSALHGSIIMLIFGLSTLPVMLFFSGIAHSLSTKFKSMANLFSSVIISLYGIYLAYLGFMAIK, from the coding sequence ATGGATATAGCTACTTTAGTGAGCGTTATTAGTGTTGCATTTCTTGCAAGCATATCGCATTGTACATTTATGTGCGGTGGATTTGTGATAGCTTATAGTACTAAACTTGCAAATAAAAACGCTTGTAGCGCCACTATTTTTAGCTTTGCATATCAGATATCTAGAATTTTCGGATATATTGTACTTGGTTTATTGTTTGGTTTTTTGGGTTCTGCTATTATTTTTAGTAGTACGGCTAAAGGCTATATATTTTTTTTGTTAGGTATTTTTCTCGTGGTTTTAGGGATCGCGCTTATCAAAAGAGGCAAGTTGCTAAGCTTTATAGAAAACGATACATTTGCTAAAAAACTTATCATACCAAAATTTAAAGAACTGATTAAAAAAGATAGCTTGGTGTCTTTTATGATGCTTGGATTTTTAAATGGTTTTTTACCGTGTGGCGTTGTATATTATTTTTTAGCGTTATCTCTTAGTAGTGGAAGTGCTTTACACGGATCTATTATCATGCTTATTTTTGGTCTTAGCACGTTGCCAGTTATGCTCTTTTTTAGCGGCATTGCTCATAGTTTGAGTACTAAATTTAAGAGTATGGCAAATTTATTTTCGTCCGTTATCATATCTTTGTATGGTATTTATTTGGCATATTTAGGATTTATGGCTATAAAATGA
- a CDS encoding DUF507 family protein — protein MRIKLPHAPYIARKVGLDLYNCGFVSFNGGIEPTINLIKDILEDDINKEKALEEKVKQVLEQNENEMDFMQVDRKNMFWLIKKRLAKDFGVILTYEDRYNHIAHEILELLWKKNFIDYKVSENRVKNIIYNAIKDYINSYEEIEDIVVDKLENYKRKLIPGTEEYDLVFEKLYEEELRKKGMI, from the coding sequence ATGCGTATAAAATTGCCACACGCGCCATACATAGCAAGAAAAGTCGGACTAGATCTTTATAACTGTGGTTTTGTGAGCTTTAATGGTGGTATCGAGCCTACCATCAACTTGATAAAAGATATCTTAGAAGATGATATAAATAAGGAAAAAGCATTAGAAGAAAAAGTAAAACAAGTTTTGGAGCAAAACGAGAATGAAATGGATTTTATGCAAGTTGATAGAAAAAATATGTTTTGGCTTATAAAAAAAAGGCTTGCAAAAGATTTTGGCGTGATACTTACTTACGAAGATCGCTACAATCACATAGCACATGAGATCTTAGAGCTTCTTTGGAAAAAGAATTTTATAGATTATAAAGTTTCGGAAAATAGAGTAAAAAATATTATTTATAATGCAATCAAAGACTATATAAATAGCTATGAAGAGATCGAAGATATAGTTGTAGATAAGTTAGAAAACTATAAAAGAAAGCTTATACCTGGCACTGAAGAGTATGATCTTGTCTTTGAAAAACTTTATGAAGAAGAGCTAAGAAAAAAAGGAATGATTTGA
- a CDS encoding MotE family protein, translating to MKIILISMFIFLNLFANDWNAIYEAKKDEILKEFEKLDSARQELEAYRAATKALFDKREESLLKKESDINKTLEEINRQKESIENLVSKNEQILNELKTITSDKVLQVYEKMKDAPAAGIISSLPREEAVKILYALNPKKISSILSKTDPAVAAELTSMLRKSEIFMEDNATK from the coding sequence GTGAAAATCATTTTGATCTCAATGTTTATTTTTTTAAATTTATTCGCTAATGACTGGAATGCGATATATGAAGCTAAAAAAGACGAGATACTTAAAGAATTTGAAAAACTTGATAGTGCAAGACAAGAACTAGAGGCTTATAGAGCGGCTACAAAAGCGCTTTTTGATAAAAGAGAAGAAAGTCTTTTAAAAAAAGAAAGTGATATAAATAAAACCCTAGAAGAGATAAACAGACAAAAAGAGAGCATAGAGAATTTGGTTTCTAAAAATGAGCAAATTCTAAATGAGTTAAAAACTATCACAAGTGATAAAGTTTTGCAAGTCTATGAAAAGATGAAAGATGCTCCAGCAGCTGGGATCATAAGCTCGCTACCAAGAGAAGAAGCCGTAAAGATCTTATACGCATTAAATCCTAAAAAAATATCTTCGATACTTTCAAAAACAGATCCAGCAGTAGCTGCAGAACTGACTAGTATGCTTAGGAAAAGTGAAATTTTTATGGAAGATAACGCTACGAAATAG
- a CDS encoding YHYH domain-containing protein gives MKTIIFGLALMMFASFLYAHSGGTDSNGCHTNSKTGEYHCH, from the coding sequence ATGAAAACTATCATTTTTGGTCTAGCTTTGATGATGTTTGCTTCATTTTTATACGCTCATTCAGGTGGTACGGACTCAAATGGCTGCCATACCAACAGCAAAACAGGCGAATATCATTGCCATTAA
- a CDS encoding response regulator transcription factor — MSEALKNLTVLLVEDEDKIRTSMGNAMEGVFKKVLLAGNGDEGLKKFKKFSPDIVITDISMPIMDGLDMSLEIKKISKDSPIVVLSAFSEKEKLLKAIEIGIDKYIIKPIDMEELFESISYLAQSKINGASIIDIANGYAFNKSKKVLIKGGDEIPLTKKELAFVSILVKRLGTLVLHEEIKNSVWVGEKVSDAAIRTFIKRIRDKVGSNLIKNVPGLGYKIETNL; from the coding sequence ATGAGTGAAGCACTAAAAAATCTTACTGTGTTATTAGTCGAAGATGAGGATAAAATCAGAACTAGCATGGGTAATGCCATGGAGGGCGTTTTTAAAAAAGTTTTGCTTGCCGGAAATGGCGATGAAGGCTTAAAAAAGTTTAAAAAATTTAGCCCAGATATCGTTATAACCGACATTTCTATGCCGATTATGGACGGACTTGATATGTCATTAGAGATTAAAAAGATCTCAAAGGACTCTCCTATCGTGGTTCTTAGTGCGTTTAGCGAAAAAGAAAAGCTTTTAAAAGCCATAGAGATAGGCATAGACAAGTACATCATAAAACCTATAGATATGGAAGAGCTATTTGAATCGATATCTTATTTGGCTCAAAGTAAGATAAACGGAGCAAGTATCATTGATATCGCAAATGGCTATGCATTTAACAAATCAAAAAAAGTCTTGATCAAAGGCGGTGATGAAATTCCTCTTACTAAAAAAGAGCTAGCTTTTGTGTCTATCTTAGTAAAAAGACTTGGAACTTTAGTGCTGCATGAAGAGATAAAAAATAGCGTTTGGGTCGGTGAAAAAGTTAGTGACGCTGCGATTAGAACGTTTATTAAACGTATTCGTGATAAAGTAGGTTCAAATTTGATTAAAAATGTACCGGGTCTTGGTTACAAAATAGAAACAAATTTGTAG
- a CDS encoding flagellar export protein FliJ, with product MNTKFSQVIKLKKQNLDKIEICLAKCRTLRSQLEDLLKKATLELGSYKFPKGGNFIVMKSSLEEQRLLREHKDDLIEKLSLNQKEIMHYELQYKKAYMEFEKIRYLEQEEIKKILEKAKKDEAIMLDEIAIQRYSFIKAN from the coding sequence ATGAATACTAAATTCAGCCAAGTGATAAAGCTCAAAAAGCAAAATTTAGATAAGATAGAAATCTGCCTTGCAAAGTGCAGAACTTTGCGTTCGCAGTTAGAAGATCTTCTTAAAAAAGCTACTTTAGAACTTGGCTCGTATAAATTCCCAAAAGGTGGAAATTTTATAGTTATGAAGTCTTCTTTAGAAGAACAGAGGCTTTTAAGAGAACATAAAGATGATCTCATAGAAAAGCTAAGTCTTAATCAAAAAGAGATTATGCACTATGAGCTTCAGTATAAAAAAGCATATATGGAATTTGAAAAGATCAGATATTTAGAGCAAGAAGAGATTAAAAAAATCTTAGAAAAAGCAAAAAAAGACGAAGCGATAATGCTTGATGAGATCGCTATCCAAAGATACTCTTTTATAAAGGCAAATTAG
- a CDS encoding PAS domain-containing sensor histidine kinase: MNNLSFKLKQYQDAIDKSNIVSKTDINGYITFVNDEFCKISGYSRKELIGQPHSIVRHPDVPSENFKLLWDTILAKKVHKGIVKNRAKDGSSFYLNTTIIPILGESGDIEEFVAIRHDVTEVVLLNERLLKTQNELKELNLLLEHKVEEQTKELLDLNKNLEQKVLQEVAKNEEKTKLMFQQSRLANMGEMLANIAHQWRQPLNELSIDLFRLKQVSNPNDEFLDIYEHSKSVIKSMSNTIEDFRNFFNSNTKKEKFEVSSALKDAVLMLQRTLEKDGIKLEINCDQNTWVRGYRNELSQVFVNILTNARDAFKDVDPPTKLIKFSIKNSKNYVKIKICDNAGGIKDDTKDKIFEPYFTTKHPSIGTGLGLYMSKQIIEKLNGKISVKNIKFGTCFEINIPVITTNKGDENE, from the coding sequence ATGAATAATCTAAGTTTTAAACTTAAACAGTATCAAGATGCCATTGATAAGAGTAACATAGTCTCAAAAACAGACATCAATGGCTATATCACTTTTGTCAATGATGAGTTTTGTAAAATAAGCGGTTATAGTAGAAAAGAGCTCATCGGACAGCCTCATAGTATAGTTCGTCACCCAGATGTACCTAGTGAAAATTTCAAGCTGCTTTGGGATACTATTTTGGCAAAAAAAGTCCATAAAGGCATCGTTAAAAACAGAGCAAAAGATGGTAGCAGCTTTTATCTAAATACCACCATTATACCTATACTCGGTGAGAGTGGAGATATAGAAGAATTCGTAGCTATCAGGCATGATGTGACAGAAGTCGTTTTGCTAAACGAAAGACTTTTAAAAACGCAAAATGAGCTTAAAGAGTTAAATTTACTTCTTGAGCATAAAGTAGAAGAGCAGACAAAAGAGTTGCTAGATCTAAATAAAAATTTAGAACAAAAAGTTCTACAAGAAGTTGCTAAAAACGAGGAAAAAACTAAACTGATGTTTCAGCAAAGTCGCCTTGCAAATATGGGAGAAATGTTAGCAAACATAGCTCATCAGTGGCGTCAGCCATTAAATGAGCTTAGCATAGATCTTTTTAGACTTAAACAAGTTTCAAATCCAAATGATGAGTTTTTAGATATTTATGAGCATTCAAAATCAGTCATAAAAAGTATGAGCAACACAATAGAAGACTTTAGAAATTTTTTCAATTCAAATACAAAAAAAGAGAAATTTGAAGTTTCTTCTGCGCTTAAAGATGCAGTTTTAATGCTGCAAAGAACGCTTGAAAAAGATGGGATAAAACTCGAGATAAATTGTGATCAAAATACGTGGGTAAGGGGATATAGAAATGAACTTTCTCAAGTATTTGTAAATATCTTAACAAATGCTAGAGATGCATTTAAAGATGTAGATCCTCCTACAAAACTGATTAAATTCTCTATAAAAAATAGTAAAAATTACGTAAAGATCAAAATTTGCGATAATGCAGGAGGTATCAAAGACGATACTAAAGACAAAATATTTGAGCCTTATTTTACTACGAAACATCCGAGTATAGGTACGGGTCTTGGACTTTATATGAGTAAGCAGATTATAGAAAAATTGAATGGAAAAATAAGCGTAAAAAATATCAAATTCGGAACTTGTTTTGAAATAAATATACCAGTAATTACAACAAATAAAGGAGATGAAAATGAGTGA
- the ccoN gene encoding cytochrome-c oxidase, cbb3-type subunit I, producing the protein MQPSNALNYDYTVAKYFMFTTIIFGIVGMAIGTLIAFQMAYPDLNYLAGEYGTFSRLRPLHTNGVVYGFMLSGIFATWYYIGQRVLKVSMSESKFLMFIGKLHFWLYVIVIALAVVSLFAGLSTSKEYAELEWPIDLLVVVTWVLWGISIFGLIGIRREKTLYISLWYYIATFLGVAMLYLFNNMEVPTRLVAGVGSWLHSVSMYAGTNDALVQWWWGHNAVAFVFTVAIIAQIYYFLPKESGQPIFSYKLSLFSFWGLMFVYLWAGGHHLIYSTVPDWMQTMGSIFSVVLILPSWGSAINMLLTMKGEWGQLRENPLIKFMILASTFYMFSTLEGPILSIKSVNALAHFTDWIPGHVHDGTLGWVGFMTMAALYHMTPRVFKRELYSKSLMEAQFWIQTTGIVLYFASMWIAGITQGMMWRATDEYGNLAYSFIDTVTVLIPYYWIRALGGLLYLIGFFMFSYNIFKSISSSKIVEREPVSASPMAA; encoded by the coding sequence ATGCAACCAAGTAATGCATTGAATTATGACTATACAGTCGCTAAGTACTTCATGTTTACCACTATTATATTTGGTATAGTAGGTATGGCTATAGGAACTTTGATAGCTTTTCAAATGGCCTATCCAGATCTTAATTACCTAGCTGGTGAATACGGAACATTTAGTCGTTTAAGACCGCTCCATACAAATGGCGTGGTTTATGGGTTTATGTTGTCAGGTATTTTTGCTACCTGGTATTATATCGGTCAAAGAGTGCTAAAAGTCTCTATGAGCGAATCTAAATTCCTAATGTTTATAGGAAAACTTCATTTTTGGCTATATGTTATTGTTATAGCTTTGGCTGTAGTCAGTCTTTTTGCTGGACTTAGTACTTCAAAAGAGTATGCAGAGCTAGAGTGGCCTATAGATCTTCTTGTTGTTGTAACATGGGTTTTATGGGGAATTTCTATATTTGGACTTATCGGAATTCGCCGTGAAAAAACTCTTTATATCTCACTTTGGTATTACATAGCTACATTTTTAGGTGTTGCTATGCTTTATCTATTTAATAACATGGAAGTTCCGACCCGTCTAGTAGCTGGCGTTGGTAGTTGGCTGCATTCAGTTTCTATGTATGCTGGAACAAACGACGCACTAGTTCAATGGTGGTGGGGACATAACGCTGTTGCGTTCGTGTTTACAGTAGCTATAATAGCTCAAATTTACTATTTCTTACCAAAAGAGAGCGGGCAACCGATATTTAGTTACAAACTATCATTATTCTCATTTTGGGGTCTTATGTTTGTTTATCTTTGGGCTGGCGGTCACCACCTTATTTATTCTACCGTTCCAGACTGGATGCAAACTATGGGATCTATATTTTCAGTAGTTTTGATACTTCCTAGCTGGGGATCTGCGATAAATATGCTTCTTACTATGAAGGGCGAATGGGGACAACTAAGAGAAAATCCACTTATAAAATTTATGATTTTGGCAAGTACGTTCTATATGTTCTCTACTCTTGAAGGACCGATCCTTTCTATCAAATCAGTAAATGCACTAGCTCACTTCACTGACTGGATCCCTGGACACGTTCATGATGGTACTCTTGGCTGGGTTGGATTTATGACTATGGCAGCACTTTATCACATGACTCCACGTGTTTTCAAAAGAGAGCTTTATAGCAAATCTTTGATGGAAGCTCAATTTTGGATCCAAACAACAGGTATCGTTCTATATTTTGCTTCTATGTGGATAGCTGGAATCACTCAAGGTATGATGTGGAGAGCTACTGATGAATACGGCAACCTTGCTTATTCATTTATAGATACAGTTACTGTTCTTATACCGTATTATTGGATTAGAGCTCTTGGCGGATTGCTGTACTTAATCGGCTTCTTTATGTTTAGTTATAACATATTCAAATCAATTTCATCAAGTAAAATAGTCGAACGTGAACCAGTAAGTGCTTCACCGATGGCTGCGTAA
- the carA gene encoding glutamine-hydrolyzing carbamoyl-phosphate synthase small subunit, giving the protein MKAYIYLENGTYLEAKAFGKGGSAFGELVFNTSLTGYEEIITDPSYAGQFIVFTMPEIGIVGINDDDQESSKIHASGIFIRNFNETPSNFRSQKSIEKFFYEQGKFGVYDIDTRFLTKMLRDSGNMRVFVSTEISDKELLKQELENSARIDEINYVSIVSTKNRYAHSKNAWKHCNMNYGSLKSIGKKVAVIDYGVKRNILNELCEAGLEVEVYPHDVKAEFLIDKFKKGEINGVFLSNGPGEPKMLVDEIGEIKKLIKADIPMFGICLGHQLLSNAYGYETYKLKFGQHGANHPVLNLETKSIEITAQNHNYNVPESIAEVATITHRNLFDNTIEGVRYKGDKVFSVQHHPEASSGPNESKYIFKKFIEIL; this is encoded by the coding sequence ATGAAAGCTTATATTTACCTTGAAAATGGGACTTATCTTGAAGCTAAAGCTTTTGGAAAAGGTGGAAGTGCTTTTGGCGAGCTTGTATTTAACACGTCACTAACTGGCTATGAAGAGATCATTACAGATCCTAGCTATGCCGGACAGTTTATAGTATTTACTATGCCCGAGATCGGTATAGTGGGCATAAATGATGATGATCAAGAAAGCAGTAAAATTCACGCAAGCGGTATATTTATAAGAAATTTTAACGAAACACCAAGCAATTTTAGAAGTCAAAAAAGTATAGAAAAATTCTTTTATGAGCAAGGTAAATTCGGTGTTTATGATATAGATACTAGATTTCTTACAAAGATGTTAAGAGATAGTGGAAATATGAGAGTTTTCGTATCTACTGAGATCAGTGATAAAGAGCTTTTAAAACAAGAACTTGAAAATAGCGCTAGGATAGATGAGATAAACTATGTTAGCATAGTAAGTACGAAAAACAGATACGCGCACTCCAAAAATGCGTGGAAGCACTGCAATATGAACTATGGCTCGCTAAAATCTATCGGTAAAAAAGTCGCTGTTATCGACTATGGCGTAAAAAGAAATATACTAAATGAGCTTTGTGAAGCAGGACTTGAAGTAGAGGTTTATCCTCACGACGTTAAAGCCGAGTTTCTAATAGATAAATTTAAAAAAGGCGAGATAAACGGAGTGTTTTTAAGCAACGGACCTGGTGAGCCAAAAATGCTAGTTGATGAGATAGGTGAGATTAAAAAACTTATCAAAGCAGATATTCCTATGTTTGGAATTTGTTTAGGGCATCAGCTTTTATCAAATGCCTATGGATATGAAACTTACAAGCTTAAATTTGGACAACACGGTGCAAATCACCCTGTTTTAAATTTGGAAACAAAAAGCATAGAGATAACTGCTCAAAATCATAATTATAATGTTCCTGAAAGTATAGCAGAAGTAGCGACAATCACCCATAGAAACCTTTTTGATAACACCATAGAGGGCGTTAGATATAAAGGCGATAAAGTATTTTCGGTGCAACATCACCCAGAAGCTAGTAGCGGTCCAAATGAAAGCAAATATATATTTAAAAAATTTATTGAGATTTTATAA
- a CDS encoding adenylosuccinate synthase: MNKADLIVGIQWGDEGKGKIVDMLSQDYDVVCRSGGGHNAGHTIWVDGIRYALHLVPSGILHKNIINIIGNGVVVNPEVLISEMAQFEDLKGRLFISNRAHLNLAHHSLIDQAKEKLKGDKAIGTTGKGIGPAYSDKISRSGHRVGELLDPKTLCASLMKDFETNKVYFDALGIEIPEHDKILSDLVRFSDVLSPFITDTTELLWKALDNDKKVLLEGAQGTLLDIDHGTYPYVTSSNTISAGACTGLGLSPKSIGKVIGIIKAYSTRVGNGAFPTEDLGDDGERLCQIGKEFGTTTGRKRRCGWFDAVGVKYASRLNGVDTYALMKLDVLDGFKTVKICKAYEYKGEVTDCFPADLQNVKPVYEELPGWDTISGIKKYEDLPLNARKYIERIEELTGVKVGFISTSPERNDTIIR; the protein is encoded by the coding sequence ATGAACAAGGCTGATTTGATAGTTGGAATACAATGGGGCGATGAAGGAAAAGGTAAGATAGTAGATATGCTTTCGCAAGATTACGACGTAGTTTGTAGAAGTGGCGGAGGACACAATGCCGGTCATACTATATGGGTAGATGGTATAAGATACGCTTTGCACCTTGTTCCAAGTGGAATTTTGCATAAAAATATTATAAATATCATAGGAAATGGTGTTGTTGTAAACCCAGAAGTTCTTATTAGCGAGATGGCGCAGTTTGAAGATCTAAAAGGTAGGCTTTTTATAAGCAATAGAGCACATTTAAATTTAGCTCATCACTCTTTGATCGACCAAGCAAAAGAGAAGTTAAAAGGCGATAAAGCCATAGGAACAACAGGAAAAGGCATAGGGCCTGCGTATTCAGATAAGATTAGCAGAAGCGGACATAGGGTTGGTGAGCTTTTAGATCCAAAAACTTTATGTGCAAGCCTTATGAAAGATTTTGAGACAAATAAGGTATATTTTGATGCTTTAGGTATAGAGATACCTGAACATGACAAAATACTTTCTGATCTTGTTAGATTTAGTGATGTTTTATCGCCGTTTATCACTGATACGACAGAACTTTTATGGAAAGCTTTAGATAATGATAAAAAAGTTCTTCTTGAAGGAGCTCAAGGCACTCTTCTTGATATAGATCATGGTACATATCCGTATGTTACTAGCTCAAACACTATCAGCGCAGGAGCTTGCACAGGTCTAGGGCTTAGTCCAAAAAGTATAGGAAAAGTTATAGGTATTATCAAAGCGTATTCTACAAGAGTTGGAAATGGAGCGTTTCCTACTGAAGATTTAGGAGATGATGGAGAGAGACTATGCCAGATCGGTAAAGAGTTTGGTACCACTACTGGACGTAAAAGAAGATGCGGTTGGTTTGACGCTGTGGGCGTAAAATACGCTTCAAGGCTAAATGGAGTCGATACTTACGCTCTTATGAAATTAGATGTTTTAGATGGATTTAAAACGGTTAAAATTTGTAAAGCTTATGAATATAAAGGTGAGGTAACAGACTGTTTTCCAGCTGATTTACAAAACGTAAAACCGGTATATGAAGAATTACCGGGCTGGGACACTATAAGTGGCATCAAAAAATACGAAGATCTTCCTCTTAATGCTAGAAAATACATAGAAAGAATCGAAGAACTAACCGGAGTAAAAGTAGGATTTATATCAACTAGTCCAGAGAGAAACGATACTATTATCAGATGA